In Urechidicola croceus, a single window of DNA contains:
- a CDS encoding ABC-F family ATP-binding cassette domain-containing protein — MLNIHNLTVSFAGEDLFSGITFRLNGGNRVGLVGKNGAGKSTLLKVISGDIEYNGGTMAFEKDIRIGFLRQDIDFVAGRTILEEAYEAFTEIKEVERKLEQVNKDLVERTDYESDSYTELINDLTDLTHRYELLGGYNYQGDTEKILQGLGFNREDFDKLTDTFSGGWRMRIELAKLLLQNNDILLLDEPTNHLDIESIIWLENFLKGYTGAVMLVSHDRMFLDNVTNRTIEISLGKIYDFKKPYTKYLEVRGEIIEKQLQAQKNQEKEIKQTQQLIDKFRAKANKASMAQSLIKKLDKVERIEVDIEDTAVMRVRFPLSIQPGKIIVEAEGLSKNYGDNQVLENVDLLIERGSRIAFVGQNGQGKSTLAKMMVGDIPYEGKMKLGHNVQVGYFAQNQSEELDGEKTVLQIMEDASTDANRVKVRDMLGAFLFGGDDVDKKAKVLSGGERNRLALCKLLLQPINTLIMDEPTNHLDIASKNVLKDALKKFEGTLIVVSHDRDFLQGLTTTVYGFKDRVIKEYLGDIDYFLEQHKMESLREAEKRTKVVVDKKEEKSTNSQLDKEAEKELKKLQNKLSKTETKIADLEKEIADLDTKIAEDFDVVSAQPDFFKKYEAKKDLLDELMESWSELDDKINA, encoded by the coding sequence ATGTTAAACATTCATAATTTAACCGTTTCATTTGCTGGAGAAGATTTGTTTTCTGGAATTACATTCAGATTAAATGGTGGAAATAGAGTAGGGCTTGTAGGAAAAAACGGAGCGGGAAAATCTACTTTGTTAAAAGTAATATCAGGAGATATAGAATATAATGGAGGAACTATGGCCTTTGAAAAAGATATTCGTATCGGATTTTTACGTCAAGATATTGATTTTGTTGCAGGAAGAACAATTCTTGAAGAGGCTTATGAAGCGTTTACTGAAATTAAAGAAGTAGAGAGAAAACTCGAACAAGTAAATAAAGATTTGGTAGAAAGAACTGATTATGAAAGTGATTCTTATACCGAATTAATTAATGATTTGACAGATTTAACACATCGCTATGAACTTTTAGGTGGTTATAATTATCAAGGAGATACCGAGAAAATATTACAAGGTTTAGGTTTTAATCGCGAAGATTTTGACAAATTAACTGATACTTTTTCGGGTGGTTGGAGAATGCGTATTGAATTGGCAAAATTATTATTGCAAAACAATGATATTTTATTACTTGATGAGCCTACAAATCACTTAGATATTGAGTCAATTATTTGGTTAGAAAACTTTTTAAAAGGTTATACAGGTGCTGTGATGCTTGTATCTCATGATAGAATGTTTTTAGATAATGTAACCAATAGAACAATTGAAATCTCTCTTGGAAAGATTTATGATTTTAAGAAACCTTATACCAAATATTTGGAAGTAAGAGGTGAAATTATAGAGAAACAACTACAAGCTCAAAAAAATCAGGAAAAGGAAATTAAGCAAACTCAGCAATTAATTGATAAATTTAGAGCCAAAGCCAATAAGGCTTCTATGGCTCAATCATTAATTAAAAAATTGGATAAAGTTGAACGCATCGAAGTTGATATTGAAGATACAGCTGTTATGCGAGTTAGATTTCCATTATCTATTCAACCAGGAAAAATTATAGTTGAGGCCGAAGGTTTATCAAAAAATTATGGCGATAATCAAGTTTTAGAAAATGTAGATTTACTCATTGAACGAGGAAGTAGAATTGCATTTGTAGGGCAAAATGGTCAAGGAAAATCCACATTAGCCAAAATGATGGTTGGAGATATACCTTATGAAGGTAAAATGAAATTGGGACACAATGTTCAAGTTGGATATTTTGCTCAAAATCAATCAGAAGAATTGGATGGTGAGAAAACCGTTTTACAAATAATGGAAGATGCTTCAACAGATGCTAACCGAGTAAAAGTTAGAGATATGCTTGGTGCATTTCTTTTTGGTGGTGATGATGTTGATAAGAAAGCAAAAGTACTTTCTGGAGGTGAAAGAAATAGATTGGCACTATGTAAATTATTACTGCAGCCAATTAATACGCTAATTATGGATGAGCCTACCAATCACCTTGATATTGCATCGAAGAATGTTTTGAAAGACGCTTTGAAAAAATTTGAAGGAACATTAATTGTAGTTTCCCATGATAGAGATTTCTTACAAGGATTAACAACTACTGTCTATGGATTTAAAGATAGAGTCATTAAGGAATATTTAGGAGATATTGATTACTTCTTGGAACAACATAAAATGGAAAGTTTGCGTGAAGCTGAGAAGCGAACCAAAGTTGTAGTTGATAAAAAGGAAGAAAAATCTACTAATAGTCAACTTGATAAAGAAGCAGAAAAGGAACTAAAAAAATTACAAAATAAACTTTCTAAAACAGAAACTAAAATAGCCGATTTAGAAAAGGAAATTGCAGATTTGGATACCAAAATTGCTGAAGATTTTGATGTAGTTAGTGCTCAACCTGATTTTTTTAAAAAATACGAGGCTAAAAAAGATTTATTAGATGAATTGATGGAAAGTTGGTCTGAACTTGATGATAAAATAAATGCCTAA
- a CDS encoding 1-aminocyclopropane-1-carboxylate deaminase/D-cysteine desulfhydrase, whose product MPKIENSILQEIHFSDIKQKGISLFIKREDLIHPYISGNKFRKLKYNILQAQEEGHKTLLTFGGAFSNHIAAVASVGKEYSFKTIGVIRGDELQKDFEKILISNPTLKFANECGMQFKFVSRTDYRLKNSDSFINNLKNEFGDFYLIPEGGTNKLAVKGCEEILDNSTEKFNVVCCSIGTGGTISGLINSVKEDQKVIGFPALKGNFLEDEIKKLTSQSNNWKLINDYHFGGYAKTTEELISFINRFKKETKIQLDPIYTGKMVFGIIDLIKKNYFNSGTKILVIHTGGLQAIEGMNTILKKKNSLIIE is encoded by the coding sequence ATGCCTAAAATTGAAAATAGTATTCTTCAAGAAATACATTTTTCTGATATAAAACAGAAAGGAATTTCATTATTTATAAAGCGCGAAGATTTAATTCATCCCTATATTTCAGGTAATAAATTTCGAAAATTAAAATACAATATTCTTCAAGCCCAAGAAGAAGGTCATAAAACATTACTGACCTTTGGTGGTGCTTTTTCAAACCATATAGCAGCAGTTGCATCAGTAGGTAAAGAGTACAGTTTCAAAACTATTGGAGTTATTCGTGGAGATGAATTGCAAAAGGATTTTGAAAAAATATTGATTAGTAATCCAACATTGAAATTTGCGAACGAATGTGGAATGCAATTCAAATTTGTTTCAAGAACTGATTATCGTTTAAAAAACTCAGATTCATTTATCAATAATTTAAAAAATGAATTTGGTGATTTTTATTTGATTCCAGAAGGTGGAACAAATAAATTGGCAGTAAAGGGTTGTGAAGAAATTTTAGATAATTCTACCGAAAAATTCAATGTAGTTTGTTGTAGTATAGGTACAGGAGGAACAATTTCTGGTCTAATTAACTCTGTAAAGGAAGATCAAAAAGTCATTGGATTTCCTGCTTTAAAAGGGAATTTTTTAGAGGATGAAATCAAAAAACTAACTTCACAATCAAACAATTGGAAACTTATAAACGATTACCATTTTGGAGGATATGCTAAAACTACAGAAGAGTTAATTTCATTTATCAATCGATTTAAAAAAGAAACTAAAATTCAGTTAGACCCAATTTATACAGGGAAAATGGTTTTTGGAATCATTGATTTAATTAAGAAAAATTATTTTAATTCTGGAACTAAAATTCTTGTAATTCATACAGGAGGGTTACAAGCAATTGAAGGAATGAATACAATTTTAAAGAAAAAAAATAGTTTAATTATTGAATAA
- a CDS encoding glucosaminidase domain-containing protein, with product MKIRTFVVVLVTVLVSSCGSKKKVVSEPKKEYKTSTYKKPPTEIYKPQPTETTTTSYADDKLQYIADYNEIAIEEMQAYRIPASITLAQGILESRAGKSELTTKSNNHFGIKCHTGWKGGRTYHDDDEKGECFRVYLHPSYSFRDHSLFLSGRKRYMSLFQLDITDYKNWAKGLQKAGYATDKAYPRKLIKIIEDYELYKYDAIALGKSVEEVKSKKPDSHIVKKGDTLYSISRKYKLSVDQLKAINGLENNTISVGQKLYVTGL from the coding sequence ATGAAAATAAGAACATTCGTAGTCGTATTAGTTACAGTTTTAGTATCAAGTTGTGGTTCAAAGAAAAAAGTAGTTTCTGAACCTAAAAAAGAGTACAAAACTTCAACCTATAAAAAACCTCCAACTGAGATTTATAAACCACAACCAACTGAGACAACAACAACTTCTTATGCAGATGATAAATTGCAATACATTGCAGATTATAATGAAATTGCTATTGAAGAAATGCAGGCTTATCGTATACCAGCAAGTATAACCTTAGCACAAGGAATTCTTGAATCTAGAGCAGGAAAAAGTGAACTCACAACCAAATCTAATAATCATTTTGGAATTAAATGCCATACAGGATGGAAAGGTGGTAGAACCTACCATGATGATGATGAAAAAGGTGAATGTTTTAGAGTCTATTTACATCCAAGTTATTCTTTTAGAGACCATTCACTATTTTTATCTGGAAGAAAAAGATACATGTCACTTTTTCAATTAGATATTACAGATTATAAAAATTGGGCAAAAGGACTTCAAAAGGCTGGTTATGCAACTGATAAAGCATATCCAAGAAAGTTAATTAAAATAATTGAAGACTACGAATTGTATAAATATGATGCAATAGCATTAGGTAAGTCTGTTGAAGAAGTAAAAAGTAAAAAACCAGATTCTCATATTGTTAAAAAAGGAGATACGTTATACTCTATTTCTAGAAAGTACAAACTATCAGTAGATCAATTAAAAGCAATTAATGGTTTAGAAAACAATACAATTTCTGTTGGACAGAAATTGTATGTTACTGGATTATAA